One stretch of Gouania willdenowi chromosome 16, fGouWil2.1, whole genome shotgun sequence DNA includes these proteins:
- the LOC114477822 gene encoding LOW QUALITY PROTEIN: interferon-inducible GTPase 5-like (The sequence of the model RefSeq protein was modified relative to this genomic sequence to represent the inferred CDS: inserted 1 base in 1 codon; deleted 4 bases in 2 codons), with protein MAEVLQSLSLLETLKESMESNRLSEVKEAVEDLLISRINIAVVGERGEGKASLINSLRGLAPGDEGAAPFPAPVGPEEMIGYPNPKHPDFRLWDLPPVPTTSTFEPEAYTDKYKFLRYNSIFMTMTQKPHKNSVKVFKGAQRQLMYFVLLTSEEDKAKSLEEKRKSCLEVLAEHGVTKPKVYLVTPSTXETLDFPDLLEDMSKELPEIRAQALLLALPTLTSAVITRKNDAFKALVWAAASLSGGMSTIPVPFVASMVDSSIAVRILTKAQLSLCLDDESVERLAQQRGLEPSRLKGLRMCSLSVEVTKGEVKSRLAAAEKDLSTVSSNLLQMAMPRHARCASRSFAAMLQALNAGSDEMAADAEKIVATASAKGK; from the exons ATGGCGGAAGTGCTTCAAAGCCTCAGTCTTCTTGAAACCCTTAAAGAGTCGATGGAGAGCAACAGATTATCAGAAGTAAAGGAAGCAGTGGAGGACCTGCTGATCAGCAGGATCAATATAGCCGTGGTGGGGGAGCGTGGGGAGGGAAAAGCTTCCCTGATCAACTCCCTCCGTGGCCTTGCACCTGGTGATGAAGGTGCAGCTCCTTTTCCAGCTCCCGTTGGCCCAGAGGAAATGATAGGCTACCCCAATCCTAAACACCCTGATTTCCGGCTGTGGGACCTTCCACCAGTTCCAACAACGTCTACTTTTGAACCAGAAGCTTACACGGACAAGTATAAATTCCTGCGTTATAACTCAATCTTCATGACCATGACGCAGAAACCTCACAAAAACAGTGTGAAGGTTTTCAAAGGAGCTCAGAGACAGTTGATGTATTTTGTTCTGCTGACTTCAGAGGAAGACAAAGCAAAAAGCCTGGAAGAAAAGAGGAAATCCTGTTTGGAGGTGTTGGCAGAACACGGTGTGACGAAGCCTAAAGTTTACCTGGTTACACCCTCCA TGGAGACGTTAGATTTCCCCGACTTATTGGAGGACATGAGTAAAGAACTTCCAGAGATCCGAGCCCAGGCTCTTCTCCTGGCTCTGCCGACATTGACCTCAGCTGTAATCACC AGAAAAAACGATGCATTCAAAGCCCTTGTGTGGGCAGCTGCGTCGCTCTCTGGAGGAATGTCAACTATACCTGTTCCTTTTGTGGCGTCCATGGTGGACTCAAGCATCGCTGTCAGAATTCTGACCAAAGCGCAGCTTTCTCTGTGCCTGGACGACGAATCCGTGGAGCGACTTGCTCAGCAGAGGGGCCTAGAACCATCGCGGCTCAAAGGCCTGCGCATGTGTTCACTGTCGGTGGAGGTAACCAAAGGTGAGGTGAAGAGCAGACTGGCAGCAGCAGAGAAGGACTTGTCCACCGTGTCGTCAAATCTGCTGCAGATGGCGATGCCGAGGCATGCTCGCTGCGCTAGCCGCTCATTCGCTGCTATGCTACAGGCGCTAAACGCCGGC TCCGATGAAATGGCTGCAGATGCTGAAAAGATAGTGGCTACAGCTTCAGCAAAAGGGAAATGA
- the LOC114477823 gene encoding hemicentin-1-like, which translates to MSKIFALIWIHLLCFLGCSTASSGFSGVESCVNDFCVTLSEHELRAEAGLCVVIPCTYSVPSTFTPQHIVWYKCNSWTERCYDSDIIFHSNKQNNKPKQAFIGRVSLLEPDMQKMNCSIMINDLTVSDTGSYQVKVIGRMSGKPESFISDQNNCESYRKSLQGLQQTPTLLIPTLTEGEQSTLTCVSPGLCSGSDPEITWIWSGPGEINSDNPGNNMEVTTFKQNSTLTFNSSAEHHGVNVTCRVKFTGNIITEKSSTVSVMYMKEVQIIGDKSVKEGDTLNLTCTVESFPPSQITWVKMQKGTKTDRPEDRLSDLQSNNETTLQEENESVMLFISNTTKEHSDDMSALLNILCCSDHRHPWVVGNPTVMKGDDVNLTCGAESFPPSSIIWTKGGSNLTLQSGQGSQSLVIPNVTVEDSGLYFCTVKYLNHTMELCAEVVVTWLSEIQNDSKCELNAAGLLTCVCISEGFPLPTITWPLLRGHEEHSVITTVSNYTVSSTVTLALKHHNKTSVECISSNDNVEARGNLSIQTKLSSKEDHSLLQLVSRPEVIIAFLIGVPLSVLVFVLAIIGYRRKKKTSKNSDWTVELSSHDNPQILGQHDEDEAVEAAGSQDSKDVNYATLDFSKIKKRSPQEAARYHESTKTEYAEIKKEVTGVREEESGDEEEMLEENEEEKMMEIRMEKETENGAPSEEVEATYCNVKEVIGEI; encoded by the exons ATGTCAAAGATATTTGCTCTCATATGGATCCATCTGCTTTGCTTTTTGGGATGCAGCACAG CCTCCTCAGGATTTTCAGGAGTAGAAAGTTGTGTCAACGACTTTTGTGTCACTCTCAGTGAACATGAACTAAGAGCAGAAGCTGGACTCTGTGTAGTGATCCCCTGCACCTACAGTGTTCCCAGCACGTTCACACCACAGCATATTGTTTGGTACAAGTGCAATTCATGGACTGAAAGATGTTATGACTCTGACATTATATTTCACTCAAATAAGCAAAACAATAAACCTAAGCAAGCATTCATTGGAAGAGTGTCACTTTTAGAGCCTGACATGCAGAAGATGAACTGCAGCATCATGATCAATGATCTCACTGTGTCAGACACTGGATCGTATCAGGTCAAAGTGATCGGCCGAATGTCAGGAAAACCTGAAAGTTTCATTTCCGACCAAAACAactgtgaaagttacag AAAATCTTTACAAGGGCTCCAGCAAACGCCCACACTGCTGATTCCAACACTGACGGAGGGAGAACAATCAACGCTCACATGTGTCAGTCCTGGCCTCTGCTCTGGATCTGATCCCGAAATCACTTGGATCTGGAGCGGACCGGGAGAAATAAACTCCGACAACCCCGGAAACAATATGGAAGTAACTACTTTCAAACAGAACTCAACTCTGACCTTTAATTCTTCAGCGGAGCACCACGGGGTCAACGTCACCTGCAGGGTCAAGTTCACAGGAAATATAATCACGGAGAAGTCCTCCACTGTCAGTGTGATGT ACATGAAAGAAGTTCAAATAATTGGGGATAAAAGCGTTAAAGAAGGGGACACCCTGAATCTGACCTGCACTGTTGAAAGTTTCCCTCCATCACAAATCACGTGGGTGAAAAtgcaaaaaggaacaaagactgACAGACCAGAAGACCGTTTATCTGATCTCCAGAGCAACAATGAAACCACCCTCCAGGAGGAAAATGAAAGTGTCATGTTGTTCATATCTAACACAACAAAGGAACATTCTGACGATATGTCTGCTTTGCTAAACATC TTATGCTGCTCAGATCACAGACACCCTTGGGTGGTTGGGAATCCCACTGTAATGAAAGGAGATGATGTTAATCTCACATGTGGGGCTGAGAGCTTCCCACCATCTTCTATCATTTGGACTAAAGGTGGCTCCAACTTAACCCTGCAGAGTGGACAAGGTTCACAATCACTGGTGATCCCTAACGTGACGGTAGAAGATTCAGGACTTTATTTCTGCACAGTGAAGTATCTGAACCACACCATGGAGCTCTGTGCTGAAGTGGTCGTGACCT GGCTTTCAGAgattcaaaatgactccaaatgtgAGCTCAATGCAGCAGGGCTGTTGACCTGTGTTTGCATCTCTGAGGGGTTTCCGTTACCCACCATCACATGGCCTCTACTGAGGGGCCACGAAGAGCACTCAGTGATCACCACTGTGTCTAACTACACAGTCAGCAGCACTGTCACCCTGGCTTTGAaacatcacaacaaaacaagtGTTGAATGCATCAGCAGCAACGACAACGTGGAAGCACGAGGAAACCTCAGCATCCAAACGAAGCTGTCTTCAAAAGAGG ATCATTCACTTCTGCAGTTGGTTTCAAGACCTGAAGTCATCATTGCTTTTCTGATCGGGGTTCCTTTGTCTgtccttgtttttgttttggcaaTAATCGGCTACAG ACGAAAGAAGAAGACCTCAAAGAATTCCGATTGGACGGTGGAGCTGAGCAGTCATGACAACCCACAG ATCTTAGGACaacatgatgaagatgaagccGTGGAAGCTGCAGGATCTCAGGACTCAAAGGATGTGAACTACGCCACCCTGGATTTTTCCAAGATAAAGAAAAGGAGTCCACAGGAGGCGGCAAGATACCACGAGAGCACCAAGACGGAGTACGCCGAAATCAAAAAAGAAGTGACAGGTGTGAGGGAAGAGGAGAGTGGAGATGAAGAGGAAATGTTGGAGGagaatgaagaagagaagatgATGGAGATAAGGATGGAGAAAGAAACAGAAAATGGTGCTCCGAGTGAGGAGGTGGAGGCCACGTACTGCAATGTGAAGGAGGTCATCGGTGAGATTTAG